One window of Arthrobacter oryzae genomic DNA carries:
- a CDS encoding alpha/beta hydrolase produces the protein MKVAQPVAAPWQPDQLGAGFESLELPLPDDDEGAVCATLVRHVPAAPAGPPGFLSALRNGGFRPFAWPADSPATTSRTSSGRPGAVLYLHGWADYFLQSELAEYVGAHGLHFYALDLRKFGRSLRSWQTPGYTTDLAVYDEDIAAALEVIRTDVAVRTGLAGEPSVHLLAHSLGGLIGALWADRHPGALGSLVLNAPWLELQGSSLIRNIAMHLVEPIARTDPRRPFRFPEMPGYWESVSDQAHGEWFLDPQWRPTASFPIRAGWTRAVLAGHAAVERRLDIAAPVLVMLSDRTRIQAEWSEELMFADAVIDVEQTARRALGLGRRTAVFRYPGAIHDLFLSRRDVRHEAYRDLVAWLHSHPG, from the coding sequence GTGAAAGTGGCGCAACCGGTCGCGGCGCCGTGGCAGCCCGACCAGCTCGGTGCAGGCTTCGAATCCCTGGAACTGCCCCTGCCCGACGACGACGAAGGCGCGGTATGCGCCACGCTGGTGAGGCACGTGCCTGCCGCGCCGGCGGGTCCGCCCGGCTTTCTTTCGGCGCTGCGGAACGGCGGCTTCCGGCCGTTTGCCTGGCCCGCGGATTCGCCTGCCACCACCAGCCGCACCAGTTCCGGGCGTCCCGGTGCCGTCCTCTACCTGCACGGCTGGGCGGACTACTTCCTGCAGTCCGAGCTTGCTGAATACGTCGGTGCCCACGGACTGCACTTCTATGCGCTGGACCTGCGGAAGTTCGGCCGCAGTCTGCGGAGTTGGCAGACGCCGGGCTACACCACGGACCTGGCCGTCTATGACGAGGACATCGCCGCCGCCCTGGAGGTGATCAGGACCGATGTTGCCGTGCGCACGGGGCTGGCCGGGGAACCGTCCGTCCACCTGCTGGCGCATTCGCTGGGCGGACTGATCGGTGCGCTGTGGGCGGACCGCCATCCGGGCGCCCTGGGGAGTCTTGTCCTGAACGCGCCCTGGCTGGAGCTCCAGGGCAGCAGCCTGATCCGGAACATTGCCATGCACCTGGTGGAGCCGATCGCGCGGACGGATCCGCGGCGGCCATTCCGTTTTCCGGAAATGCCCGGGTACTGGGAGAGCGTCAGCGACCAGGCCCACGGCGAGTGGTTCCTGGACCCCCAGTGGCGCCCGACGGCGTCGTTCCCCATCCGAGCGGGATGGACCCGCGCGGTCCTGGCCGGACATGCAGCCGTGGAACGGCGCCTGGACATCGCGGCACCGGTCCTGGTGATGTTGTCGGACCGCACCAGAATCCAGGCCGAATGGTCTGAGGAGCTGATGTTCGCAGACGCCGTGATCGATGTGGAACAGACGGCGCGCCGTGCCCTTGGCCTGGGCCGCCGGACTGCCGTTTTCCGCTATCCGGGCGCCATCCACGACCTCTTCCTTTCACGCCGCGACGTGCGCCACGAGGCGTACCGTGATCTGGTCGCCTGGCTGCATTCGCATCCGGGCTAA
- a CDS encoding isoprenyl transferase produces MGPGTKKTPVRQRTAPVTAPYPHSSGAVPPSIPAEFIPQHVAIVMDGNGRWANQRGLPRIEGHKAGEPALLDVVAGAIELGIKYVTVYAFSTENWRRSPEEVRFLMGFNKDVLRRQRNQLDEWGVRIRWSGRRPRLWGSVIRELEEAEDYTRGNSTCTLTMCVNYGGRAEIADAVSAIAEDVAAGKLKPGAITERTIQKYLDEPDLPDVDLFLRSSGEQRLSNFMLWQSAYAEFVFMDTLWPDVDRRTLWDAVEVYARRDRRYGGAVDAAAPQA; encoded by the coding sequence GTGGGCCCTGGAACGAAGAAAACTCCCGTCCGGCAGCGGACCGCACCGGTGACGGCGCCGTATCCGCACAGTTCCGGGGCCGTGCCACCGTCGATTCCCGCCGAATTCATCCCGCAGCATGTGGCGATCGTCATGGACGGCAACGGCCGCTGGGCCAACCAGCGCGGACTGCCCCGGATCGAAGGCCACAAGGCGGGCGAGCCTGCGCTGCTGGACGTCGTTGCCGGTGCCATCGAACTGGGCATCAAGTACGTCACGGTCTACGCCTTCTCCACCGAGAACTGGCGGCGTTCCCCGGAGGAAGTCCGCTTCCTCATGGGTTTTAACAAGGATGTGCTACGCCGCCAGCGGAACCAGCTGGACGAGTGGGGTGTGCGGATCCGCTGGTCAGGGCGCCGGCCCCGGCTCTGGGGCTCCGTGATCCGCGAGCTGGAAGAAGCAGAGGATTACACCCGGGGCAACAGCACCTGCACGTTGACCATGTGTGTTAATTACGGCGGCCGTGCCGAAATCGCGGACGCGGTCTCGGCCATCGCCGAAGACGTCGCGGCCGGAAAACTCAAGCCCGGCGCGATCACCGAACGGACCATCCAGAAGTACCTCGACGAACCGGACCTCCCCGACGTCGACCTCTTCCTCCGGAGTTCCGGCGAACAGCGGCTGTCCAACTTCATGCTGTGGCAGTCCGCCTACGCGGAATTCGTGTTCATGGACACGCTCTGGCCCGACGTCGACCGCCGGACCCTGTGGGATGCCGTCGAGGTATATGCCCGGCGGGACCGCCGCTACGGCGGTGCCGTGGATGCTGCCGCCCCACAGGCCTGA
- the recO gene encoding DNA repair protein RecO, with protein MAQQSSFSARAYRDDAVVLRTHKLGEADRIITLLTKHHGQVRAVAKGVRRTSSRFGARLEPFMVADLQLISGRTLDIVTQAVAKGAYGGNIAADYGRYTVAAAMTETAEKLTDVDGEAGTAQYNLLVGALASLSRGEHTPELILDSYLLRALATGGWAPSFTVCARCGAPGPHTAFSAPLGGMVCADCRPPGSPAPAAETVFLLGALLTGDWTTADASMAVHRREAAGLVAGYLQWHLERVLKSLKHVERN; from the coding sequence GTGGCCCAACAATCCTCCTTTTCTGCGCGTGCCTACCGTGATGACGCCGTGGTGCTGCGGACCCATAAGCTGGGCGAAGCGGACCGCATCATCACGCTCCTGACAAAACACCACGGGCAGGTCCGTGCGGTGGCCAAGGGAGTGCGTCGGACGAGCAGCCGCTTCGGTGCCCGGCTGGAACCCTTCATGGTGGCCGACCTGCAGTTGATTTCCGGCCGTACGCTGGACATCGTCACCCAGGCCGTGGCCAAGGGCGCCTACGGCGGGAACATCGCGGCGGACTACGGCCGCTACACTGTTGCGGCGGCCATGACCGAGACGGCCGAAAAGCTCACGGACGTGGACGGCGAGGCCGGAACAGCGCAGTACAACCTCCTGGTCGGCGCCCTTGCCTCACTGAGCCGGGGGGAGCACACCCCGGAACTTATCCTCGACTCGTATCTTCTGCGCGCACTTGCCACCGGCGGATGGGCACCCAGCTTCACCGTGTGTGCCCGCTGCGGGGCGCCGGGTCCGCACACCGCTTTTTCAGCACCGCTGGGCGGCATGGTGTGCGCCGACTGCCGTCCCCCGGGATCGCCCGCACCCGCGGCCGAAACGGTATTCCTGCTCGGAGCACTGCTGACGGGGGACTGGACCACAGCGGATGCCTCCATGGCGGTCCACCGGCGGGAGGCTGCCGGTTTGGTGGCCGGCTATCTGCAATGGCATCTTGAACGTGTGCTGAAATCCCTCAAACATGTGGAGCGTAACTGA
- the leuA gene encoding 2-isopropylmalate synthase, with the protein MRNAQKPSGMPVHRYLPFQDQIKVELPDRTWPDKVITKAPRWCAVDLRDGNQALIDPMSPARKMKMFDLLVRMGYKEIEVGFPSASQTDFDFVRQLIEGNHIPDDVTIQVLTQAREHLIERTYESLVGAKQAIVHLYNSTSVLQRRVVFNQDEDGILDIALQGARLCKKYEETLADTHITYEYSPESFTGTELEYAVRVCNAVADVFEASADSQVIINLPATVEMATPNVYADSIEWMSRHLHPREGIILSLHPHNDRGTGVAAAELGYLAGADRIEGCLFGNGERTGNVDLVTLGLNMFVQGIDPMIDFSDIDDVRRTVEYCNQLPVAERSPYGGDLVFTAFSGSHQDAIKKGFEALEKDAAAAGKDVADYTWQVPYLPVDPKDLGRSYEAVIRVNSQSGKGGVAYLLKNEHSLDLPRRAQIEFSGVIQKQTDTMGGEVSGAQLWQLFQDEYLPSSKEDGQWGRYSLGSFSTETDDDGAMTLHATVTVDGVQVRRTGSGNGPIAALLSILGQDGVDVRVLDYSEHALSEGGNARAAAYVECAVGERVLWGVGIDSNTTTSSLKAVISAVNRAVRDAQA; encoded by the coding sequence ATGCGAAACGCACAGAAGCCCTCCGGAATGCCCGTCCACCGCTACCTGCCGTTCCAGGACCAGATCAAAGTTGAGCTGCCGGACCGCACATGGCCGGACAAGGTCATCACCAAGGCCCCGCGCTGGTGCGCCGTGGACCTCAGGGACGGCAATCAGGCCCTGATCGACCCCATGAGCCCGGCGCGCAAGATGAAGATGTTCGACCTGCTGGTCCGCATGGGCTACAAGGAAATCGAGGTCGGCTTTCCGTCCGCCTCGCAGACTGACTTCGACTTCGTCCGCCAGCTGATCGAAGGCAACCACATTCCGGACGACGTCACCATCCAGGTGCTGACGCAGGCCCGTGAACACCTGATCGAGCGGACCTACGAATCCCTGGTCGGCGCCAAGCAGGCAATCGTCCACCTCTACAACTCGACGTCCGTCCTGCAGCGCCGCGTGGTGTTCAACCAGGACGAAGACGGCATCCTGGACATTGCGCTGCAGGGTGCACGCCTGTGCAAGAAATACGAGGAAACGCTGGCGGACACGCACATCACCTACGAGTACTCCCCGGAGTCCTTCACCGGCACGGAACTCGAATACGCCGTACGCGTGTGCAATGCCGTCGCCGATGTCTTCGAGGCCTCGGCTGACAGCCAGGTCATCATCAACCTGCCGGCCACGGTGGAAATGGCCACGCCCAACGTCTATGCCGATTCCATCGAGTGGATGAGCCGCCACCTGCACCCCCGCGAGGGCATCATTCTCTCGCTGCACCCGCACAACGACCGCGGCACCGGTGTTGCCGCCGCCGAGCTGGGTTACCTCGCCGGCGCAGACCGGATCGAGGGCTGCCTGTTCGGAAACGGCGAGCGGACCGGCAACGTGGACCTGGTCACGCTGGGCCTGAACATGTTCGTCCAGGGCATCGACCCCATGATCGATTTCTCCGATATCGACGACGTCCGGCGCACGGTGGAGTACTGCAACCAGCTGCCGGTCGCAGAGCGTTCACCCTATGGCGGCGACCTGGTCTTCACGGCGTTCTCCGGCTCGCACCAGGATGCCATCAAAAAGGGCTTCGAAGCACTCGAAAAAGACGCAGCGGCTGCCGGCAAGGACGTCGCCGACTACACGTGGCAGGTCCCGTACCTGCCGGTCGACCCCAAGGACCTGGGCCGCAGCTACGAAGCGGTGATCCGGGTCAATTCGCAGTCCGGCAAGGGCGGCGTGGCGTACCTGCTGAAGAACGAGCACAGCCTGGACCTGCCGCGCCGTGCGCAGATCGAATTCTCCGGCGTGATCCAGAAGCAGACGGACACCATGGGCGGCGAAGTCAGCGGCGCCCAGCTCTGGCAGCTCTTCCAGGACGAATACCTGCCCTCCAGCAAAGAGGACGGCCAGTGGGGCCGCTATTCGCTGGGCTCGTTCAGCACGGAAACGGACGACGACGGCGCCATGACCTTGCACGCGACGGTCACCGTTGACGGCGTCCAGGTTCGCCGTACCGGGTCCGGCAACGGCCCGATTGCGGCGCTGCTGTCGATCCTGGGCCAGGACGGCGTGGACGTCCGGGTCCTCGACTACAGCGAGCACGCCCTCTCGGAGGGTGGCAACGCCCGCGCCGCCGCGTACGTTGAATGCGCTGTCGGCGAGCGGGTGCTGTGGGGCGTCGGAATTGACTCCAACACCACCACCTCCTCGCTGAAGGCCGTCATCTCGGCCGTCAACCGCGCGGTCCGGGACGCACAGGCCTAG
- a CDS encoding DUF3043 domain-containing protein gives MFGRKKEAPTAQDVVDQQAAEALARDTALGKGAPTPKRKAQEAARKRPLVPEDRKASKAAERAAVQEQRIKMRQALDTGDEKFLPLRDKGPQKRFARDYVDARFSLGEYLMFGALVFVIVSLLVPSTSEAMIYVLGGFWVMFLAVFVDVFILSRKLRKRLTEKFGEVERGTVWYGSMRSLQFRRLRLPKPLVKRGEFPS, from the coding sequence GTGTTTGGACGTAAAAAGGAAGCGCCGACGGCGCAGGACGTAGTTGACCAGCAGGCAGCCGAGGCTCTGGCCCGGGATACTGCCCTCGGCAAGGGCGCACCCACGCCCAAGCGCAAGGCACAGGAAGCGGCGCGGAAGCGTCCCCTGGTGCCGGAGGACCGGAAGGCCTCAAAAGCAGCGGAGCGGGCGGCGGTACAGGAACAGCGGATCAAGATGCGCCAGGCCCTGGACACCGGTGACGAAAAATTCCTGCCGCTCCGGGACAAGGGGCCGCAGAAGCGCTTTGCGCGTGACTACGTCGACGCTCGCTTCAGCCTGGGCGAGTACCTGATGTTCGGCGCCCTGGTTTTCGTCATCGTCTCACTGCTGGTTCCCTCCACCAGCGAGGCCATGATCTACGTCCTGGGCGGATTCTGGGTCATGTTCCTTGCCGTGTTCGTTGACGTGTTTATCCTGTCCCGCAAGCTCCGGAAGCGCCTCACCGAAAAGTTCGGGGAGGTGGAACGGGGCACGGTCTGGTACGGCTCCATGCGTTCCCTTCAGTTCCGCCGCCTGCGTCTGCCCAAGCCGCTCGTCAAGCGCGGAGAATTTCCCTCCTGA
- a CDS encoding alpha/beta hydrolase, translated as MRWQTDILGDDFEACSYQATGDDGVERTATLVRHVPKNDAGGTARSEQRPLPRRAVLFLHGWSDYFFNVELARFWTDKGFEFFALDMHNHGRSLQPDTHGGYVADLDNYDAEISKAIGIIGSLWPKQAGKPPLTLMGHSTGGLIAALWVSRHPGGAAQLVLNSPWLEMHGSSLVRRAARSMVRPLAKYRPEAVLRLPERGFYWRSISSEAEGEWTLDNKYRPPLAFPVRAAWLSAVLAGHSRVARGLRIDIPILVLLSGASENGMFWTEAMRRTDAVLDVNTIAIRAMALGRTVTLERIDGALHDVFLSPAHVRADAYARLNRWIRGYVLDEGGQE; from the coding sequence ATGAGGTGGCAAACAGATATCCTGGGGGACGATTTCGAAGCCTGCTCCTACCAGGCCACGGGCGACGACGGCGTGGAACGCACGGCTACGCTGGTGCGCCACGTGCCCAAAAACGACGCGGGCGGGACCGCCCGGTCCGAACAACGGCCGCTCCCCCGCCGGGCCGTCCTGTTCCTCCACGGCTGGAGCGACTACTTCTTCAATGTGGAACTGGCGCGCTTCTGGACGGACAAGGGCTTTGAGTTTTTTGCCCTGGACATGCACAACCACGGGCGGAGCCTCCAGCCTGACACGCATGGCGGCTACGTGGCCGACCTTGACAACTACGACGCCGAAATCAGCAAAGCGATCGGGATCATCGGATCCCTGTGGCCGAAGCAGGCCGGCAAGCCGCCGCTGACCCTGATGGGGCACTCCACCGGCGGCCTCATCGCCGCGCTGTGGGTCAGCCGGCATCCGGGCGGCGCCGCCCAGCTGGTCCTCAACAGCCCGTGGCTGGAAATGCACGGCAGCTCACTGGTCAGGCGCGCTGCCAGGTCAATGGTCCGCCCCTTGGCGAAGTACCGGCCGGAGGCTGTGCTGCGGCTGCCGGAGCGCGGTTTCTACTGGCGGAGCATCAGCAGCGAGGCTGAGGGTGAGTGGACGTTGGACAACAAATACCGGCCTCCGCTGGCTTTTCCCGTCCGGGCGGCCTGGCTCAGCGCCGTCCTGGCCGGGCATTCGCGGGTGGCCCGCGGACTGCGGATAGACATTCCCATCCTGGTCCTCCTGTCCGGAGCCAGCGAAAACGGCATGTTCTGGACCGAGGCAATGCGGAGAACCGACGCCGTACTGGACGTGAACACCATTGCGATCAGGGCCATGGCCCTGGGCCGGACGGTGACCCTGGAGCGGATTGACGGCGCGCTCCACGACGTCTTCCTGTCTCCGGCCCATGTCCGGGCGGACGCCTACGCCCGGCTGAACCGCTGGATCCGCGGATACGTCCTCGACGAAGGAGGCCAGGAGTGA
- a CDS encoding quinone-dependent dihydroorotate dehydrogenase: MRVYPTFFRLAFSWMDAERAHKIGFHAIRLAHSSGAGKVLAKFTAPAPSLQTDAFGITFPSPFGLAAGFDKEGHGIEALTELGFGHVEVGTITGQAQPGNEKPRLFRLVEDRAVINRMGFNNDGATAVAPRLKSARAALQRRHPGVRPVIGVNIGKSKVVELDDAASDYLISARSLAPAADYLVVNVSSPNTPGLRLLQNVETLRPLLKSVGEEADAAAGRHVPLLVKIAPDLTDEDIDDVARLALDLKLDGIIATNTTIGREGLTSDAEKVRECGPGGLSGAPLKARSLEVLRRLRKATGGTLALVSVGGVETARDVQERLDAGATLVQGYTAFLYEGPFWAAHINRQLAKHPARR; this comes from the coding sequence ATGCGCGTATATCCCACCTTCTTCCGCTTGGCCTTTTCATGGATGGACGCCGAACGCGCCCACAAGATCGGGTTCCATGCCATCAGGCTGGCCCACAGCTCCGGGGCGGGCAAGGTGCTGGCGAAATTCACTGCGCCCGCGCCGTCGCTTCAGACCGACGCCTTCGGAATCACCTTCCCGTCGCCTTTCGGCCTTGCTGCGGGCTTCGACAAGGAAGGGCACGGCATCGAGGCATTGACCGAACTCGGGTTCGGGCATGTCGAGGTGGGAACCATCACCGGGCAGGCCCAGCCCGGCAACGAAAAGCCGCGGCTATTCCGCCTCGTTGAGGACAGGGCAGTGATCAACCGGATGGGTTTCAACAACGACGGCGCCACCGCCGTCGCCCCCCGGCTCAAGTCTGCGAGGGCTGCCCTGCAGCGCCGCCACCCCGGCGTCCGTCCGGTGATCGGGGTCAACATTGGCAAGAGCAAGGTGGTGGAACTCGACGACGCCGCCAGCGACTACCTCATCAGCGCCCGGAGCCTGGCGCCGGCTGCGGACTACCTGGTGGTCAACGTCAGTTCCCCCAACACGCCCGGACTCCGCCTGCTCCAGAACGTTGAGACCCTCCGCCCGCTACTCAAATCCGTGGGCGAAGAAGCCGACGCCGCCGCGGGCAGGCACGTCCCGCTGCTGGTGAAGATCGCCCCGGACCTGACCGACGAAGACATTGACGACGTCGCCAGGCTCGCCCTGGACCTTAAGCTGGACGGGATCATCGCCACCAACACCACGATCGGCCGGGAAGGACTCACCTCCGACGCCGAAAAAGTCCGGGAATGCGGACCCGGGGGGCTCTCCGGCGCCCCCCTGAAGGCCCGGTCCCTCGAAGTCCTCCGACGACTCAGGAAAGCCACCGGAGGAACTCTCGCCCTGGTGTCCGTTGGCGGCGTCGAGACGGCCCGGGACGTCCAGGAAAGGCTCGACGCCGGCGCCACCCTGGTTCAGGGCTACACGGCCTTCCTGTATGAGGGTCCGTTCTGGGCGGCACACATTAACCGCCAGTTGGCCAAGCACCCTGCCCGCCGCTGA
- a CDS encoding M13 family metallopeptidase produces MPNSGIDLSNIDHSVRPQDDLYQHINGAWLKSTTIPDDRPLEGTFTALRDGSELAVREIIEEAAARGADATGIEQKVGDLYRSFMDEAAVEAKGMDPIRDRLAEVYATKSATEVIELAGRLFRSDVSGLFYIYPAPDAGNPDRILLYTGQGGLGLPDESYYREEKFAPMVTAYRDHVGTMLGLAGTTDPEGAAERVVRLETALASHHWDNVTLRDPQKTYNLKSAAEACELFPLLDAWFDAAEIAPDKRQELVVSTPDFFAGAAGLLESEPVQAWQDWLAMRVVSSAAAYLSAEFVDANFAFYGTTISGTPRNKDRWKRGVAVVEASLGEAVGQIYVARHFPETHKARMQTLVANLIEAYRQSIAGLAWMSEDTKLEALKKLEAFRAKIGYPEEWIDYSAVEIDPADLLGNVERAHNADVDRHLDEVGKPVDKNKWLMTPQTVNAYYHPLLNEIVFPAAILQAPFFTADADDAVNYGGIGAIIGHEVGHGFDDQGSQFDGGGALRNWWTEEDRTAFEALTSKLVAQFDALSPTAAPGHHVNGKLTLGENIGDLGGLTIAYKAYLISLDGAEPPVLDGMTGQQRFFASWAAGWRQVIRGEEAIRRLATDPHSPNEFRTNAIAKNLDAFHEAFGVAEQDGMWMPVEDRVSIW; encoded by the coding sequence GTGCCAAACTCGGGGATCGACCTGTCCAACATCGACCACTCCGTGCGGCCGCAGGATGACCTGTACCAGCACATCAACGGCGCGTGGCTCAAGAGCACGACCATCCCGGACGACCGGCCCCTCGAAGGCACTTTCACAGCCTTGCGGGACGGCTCCGAGCTGGCGGTCAGGGAAATCATCGAAGAAGCCGCCGCCCGCGGCGCCGACGCCACGGGCATCGAACAGAAAGTCGGGGACCTCTACCGCAGCTTCATGGACGAAGCCGCCGTCGAAGCCAAAGGCATGGATCCCATCCGGGATCGGCTTGCCGAGGTCTATGCCACGAAGTCAGCCACGGAAGTGATCGAATTGGCCGGACGGCTCTTCCGTTCCGACGTGTCCGGGCTCTTTTATATCTACCCGGCCCCCGACGCGGGAAACCCGGACCGGATCCTGCTGTACACCGGCCAGGGCGGACTCGGCCTGCCTGACGAATCCTATTACCGCGAAGAGAAGTTCGCTCCCATGGTCACGGCATACCGGGACCACGTGGGGACAATGCTCGGCCTCGCAGGGACCACGGATCCGGAAGGCGCAGCGGAGCGGGTGGTGCGCCTGGAGACGGCCCTTGCCTCGCACCACTGGGACAACGTGACGCTGCGGGATCCGCAGAAGACGTACAACCTGAAATCCGCCGCGGAGGCCTGCGAGCTGTTCCCGCTGCTGGATGCGTGGTTCGACGCCGCCGAAATCGCCCCGGACAAGCGCCAGGAACTGGTGGTGAGCACGCCCGATTTCTTCGCCGGCGCTGCCGGCCTGCTCGAGTCCGAGCCGGTGCAGGCCTGGCAGGACTGGCTGGCCATGCGTGTTGTCAGCTCAGCGGCCGCTTACCTCTCCGCCGAATTCGTGGATGCGAACTTCGCGTTCTACGGCACCACCATCAGCGGAACCCCCCGCAACAAGGACCGCTGGAAGCGTGGCGTCGCCGTCGTTGAAGCGTCATTGGGTGAGGCGGTCGGCCAGATCTACGTCGCCCGGCACTTTCCGGAAACCCACAAGGCCCGCATGCAGACCCTGGTGGCCAACCTCATCGAGGCCTACCGGCAAAGCATCGCAGGGCTGGCGTGGATGAGCGAGGACACCAAGCTTGAAGCCCTCAAAAAGCTCGAAGCTTTCCGCGCCAAAATCGGCTATCCGGAGGAATGGATCGACTACTCTGCGGTGGAGATCGATCCCGCCGACCTCCTCGGAAACGTTGAACGGGCCCACAACGCGGACGTGGACCGGCACCTCGACGAGGTGGGCAAGCCGGTCGACAAGAACAAATGGCTCATGACACCGCAGACTGTCAATGCCTACTACCATCCGCTCCTGAACGAGATCGTGTTCCCGGCGGCCATCCTGCAGGCTCCGTTCTTCACAGCGGACGCCGACGACGCCGTCAACTACGGCGGCATCGGCGCCATCATCGGGCACGAGGTGGGACACGGCTTTGATGACCAGGGCTCACAGTTCGACGGTGGCGGCGCCCTGCGCAACTGGTGGACGGAAGAGGACCGGACAGCTTTCGAAGCCCTGACGTCCAAGCTGGTGGCCCAGTTCGATGCATTGTCACCCACCGCTGCGCCGGGCCACCACGTCAACGGCAAGCTGACCCTCGGCGAAAATATCGGCGACCTCGGCGGACTCACCATCGCCTACAAGGCCTACCTGATCAGCCTCGACGGTGCGGAACCACCCGTGCTGGACGGCATGACGGGACAGCAGCGCTTCTTCGCCTCCTGGGCTGCCGGCTGGCGCCAGGTGATCCGGGGCGAGGAAGCGATCCGCCGGCTCGCCACGGACCCGCACTCCCCCAACGAGTTCCGCACCAACGCCATCGCCAAGAACCTGGATGCCTTCCATGAAGCGTTCGGAGTGGCGGAGCAGGACGGCATGTGGATGCCGGTGGAGGACCGCGTCAGCATCTGGTGA
- a CDS encoding dipeptidase, which yields MTSSPAGTPHKFSTGFGETDAEALRQAVHKSFDTTVGQLKDLVKLPGIAWPSFDPAPLDRSAEAVADLVRAAGIEDVRILRCNKEDGTPGGPAVVARRAAAEGKPTILLYAHHDVQPTGDLALWETEPFTAVERNGRLYGRGAADDKAGIMAHIAAYAAVTEVLGDELGLGVTFFFEGEEEAGSPTFRTFLETHRELLRADVIVVADSSNWKVGIPALTTSLRGLVDGTIEVQVLEHAVHSGMFGGAVLDAPTLLSRLIATLHDDDGNVAVKGLVSRDDVSVDLTEAEYRADASVLDGVRLAGTGTIASRLWTKPALSIIGFDAPAVDVASNTLLPRARAKFSLRLAPGQDPADAMAAVQHHVESNAPFGAKVVFTPGESGNSFQTDTGSAAAGMAMWALGEAWGVPAVEMGIGGSIPFIADLTEVYPDVQILVTGVEDPDSRAHSANESLHLGDFRNAVVAEALLLARLNHEGAV from the coding sequence ATGACTTCATCACCGGCGGGGACCCCGCACAAATTCAGCACGGGATTCGGCGAAACCGACGCCGAGGCACTGCGCCAGGCCGTACACAAGTCCTTCGATACCACGGTTGGACAATTGAAGGACCTTGTAAAGCTGCCGGGCATCGCATGGCCAAGCTTCGACCCGGCACCGCTGGACCGCAGTGCGGAGGCGGTCGCGGACCTGGTGCGGGCTGCAGGCATCGAGGACGTCCGGATCCTGCGCTGCAACAAGGAGGACGGTACGCCGGGCGGGCCGGCCGTGGTGGCGCGTCGGGCGGCTGCCGAGGGAAAGCCCACAATCCTGCTGTACGCCCACCACGACGTGCAGCCGACCGGGGACCTGGCGCTCTGGGAGACCGAACCGTTCACCGCCGTCGAACGCAACGGCCGGCTTTACGGCCGGGGAGCGGCCGACGACAAAGCAGGCATCATGGCCCACATTGCCGCCTACGCCGCAGTCACCGAGGTGCTGGGCGATGAGCTGGGCCTCGGGGTGACGTTCTTCTTTGAGGGCGAGGAGGAAGCAGGCTCGCCCACTTTCCGCACGTTCCTCGAAACCCACCGGGAACTCCTGCGCGCGGACGTGATCGTGGTGGCCGATTCCAGCAACTGGAAGGTGGGCATACCCGCGCTCACCACCAGCCTGCGCGGCCTGGTGGACGGGACCATCGAGGTCCAGGTCCTGGAGCACGCCGTGCACTCCGGGATGTTCGGCGGAGCCGTTCTCGATGCGCCCACGTTGCTCTCACGCCTGATCGCCACCCTTCACGACGACGACGGGAACGTCGCAGTGAAGGGGCTGGTCAGCAGGGACGACGTATCCGTGGACCTGACTGAAGCGGAATACCGGGCCGACGCGTCGGTCCTGGACGGTGTCCGCCTGGCCGGCACCGGGACCATCGCGTCCCGGCTGTGGACCAAGCCGGCACTCTCCATCATCGGCTTCGATGCTCCCGCTGTGGACGTAGCTTCCAACACGCTGCTGCCGAGGGCCCGGGCCAAGTTCAGCCTGCGGCTGGCGCCCGGCCAGGATCCCGCCGACGCCATGGCCGCCGTGCAGCACCATGTCGAATCCAACGCGCCCTTCGGCGCAAAGGTGGTGTTCACCCCGGGGGAGAGCGGAAACTCTTTCCAGACAGACACGGGCTCCGCGGCCGCCGGGATGGCGATGTGGGCACTCGGTGAAGCCTGGGGCGTTCCCGCGGTGGAAATGGGCATCGGCGGTTCGATTCCCTTCATTGCGGACCTGACGGAGGTGTACCCGGATGTGCAGATCCTGGTAACCGGCGTCGAGGATCCCGACTCCCGCGCCCACAGCGCCAACGAGTCGCTGCACCTGGGCGATTTCCGCAACGCAGTTGTTGCGGAGGCCCTGCTGCTGGCTCGGCTTAACCATGAAGGCGCCGTCTGA